In Bacillus rossius redtenbacheri isolate Brsri chromosome 15, Brsri_v3, whole genome shotgun sequence, one genomic interval encodes:
- the LOC134539191 gene encoding MIT domain-containing protein 1-like isoform X2, with product MSQPGVESAASLILQRGVELDNKRRYTEALICYQEGLQLLVDMIKGVTDVQKKKYLRAKVEGYMSRAEKLKAHVEEEKESGKYHEQINIENDSTGHDYQKVFGRFLDEHVTQVHVEDPYIRNFHQCQNFLRLCELLVKSCINLKKVSLLTSLDGNGKDQLQRLESIKDDLHSRHILLTIDISDTLHDRQIRLSNGWIIKIGRGLDYFKPPTGKFSLGFFDYNFRYCHETVVDIFHSKDVRLL from the exons ATGTCCCAGCCCGGTGTGGAATCAGCGGCAAGCCTGATACTGCAGAGAGGAGTGGAGCTGGACAACAAACGGCGTTACACCGAGGCGCTGATATGCTACCAGGAGGGCCTTCAGCTGCTTGTGGACATGATAAAAG GTGTCACGGACGTGCAGAAGAAGAAGTACCTGCGCGCAAAAGTCGAAGGCTACATGAGCAGAGCCGAGAAGCTCAAGGCGCATGTCGAGGAAGAGAAGGAAAGTGGGAAGTACCACGAGCAGATCAACATCGAGAATGACTCCACAGGGCACGATTACCAGAAGGTTTTCGGGAGGTTTCTCGACGAGCACGTCACACAAGTACACGTCGAGGATCCTTACATAAGGAACTTTCATCAG TGTCAGAACTTTTTGCGCCTGTGCGAATTGTTGGTAAAATCGTGCATAAATTTGAAGAAAGTATCGTTGCTTACAAGTTTGGATGGAAATGGGAAAGATCAGCTACAAAGACTAGAAAGCATTAAAGATGATCTTCACAGCAGACACATCCTACTAACCATTGATATCTCTGACACATTGCACGACAGACAAATCAG GCTGAGCAACGGGTGGATAATCAAGATTGGCCGCGGGTTGGATTACTTCAAACCACCGACTGGAAAGTTTTCGTTAGGTTTTTTTGACTACAACTTTAGGTATTGCCACGAGACAGTCGTTGATATTTTTCATTCCAAAGATGTGCGGCTGTTATAA
- the LOC134539191 gene encoding MIT domain-containing protein 1-like isoform X1, with protein sequence MSQCSFSSSVFTSYNHWNLKMSQPGVESAASLILQRGVELDNKRRYTEALICYQEGLQLLVDMIKGVTDVQKKKYLRAKVEGYMSRAEKLKAHVEEEKESGKYHEQINIENDSTGHDYQKVFGRFLDEHVTQVHVEDPYIRNFHQCQNFLRLCELLVKSCINLKKVSLLTSLDGNGKDQLQRLESIKDDLHSRHILLTIDISDTLHDRQIRLSNGWIIKIGRGLDYFKPPTGKFSLGFFDYNFRYCHETVVDIFHSKDVRLL encoded by the exons atgtcACAGTGTTCTTTCTCAAGTTCAGTATTTACTTCATATAATC ACTGGAACTTAAAAATGTCCCAGCCCGGTGTGGAATCAGCGGCAAGCCTGATACTGCAGAGAGGAGTGGAGCTGGACAACAAACGGCGTTACACCGAGGCGCTGATATGCTACCAGGAGGGCCTTCAGCTGCTTGTGGACATGATAAAAG GTGTCACGGACGTGCAGAAGAAGAAGTACCTGCGCGCAAAAGTCGAAGGCTACATGAGCAGAGCCGAGAAGCTCAAGGCGCATGTCGAGGAAGAGAAGGAAAGTGGGAAGTACCACGAGCAGATCAACATCGAGAATGACTCCACAGGGCACGATTACCAGAAGGTTTTCGGGAGGTTTCTCGACGAGCACGTCACACAAGTACACGTCGAGGATCCTTACATAAGGAACTTTCATCAG TGTCAGAACTTTTTGCGCCTGTGCGAATTGTTGGTAAAATCGTGCATAAATTTGAAGAAAGTATCGTTGCTTACAAGTTTGGATGGAAATGGGAAAGATCAGCTACAAAGACTAGAAAGCATTAAAGATGATCTTCACAGCAGACACATCCTACTAACCATTGATATCTCTGACACATTGCACGACAGACAAATCAG GCTGAGCAACGGGTGGATAATCAAGATTGGCCGCGGGTTGGATTACTTCAAACCACCGACTGGAAAGTTTTCGTTAGGTTTTTTTGACTACAACTTTAGGTATTGCCACGAGACAGTCGTTGATATTTTTCATTCCAAAGATGTGCGGCTGTTATAA